The following DNA comes from Streptomyces sp. Ag109_O5-10.
GGGCCCGGCGCACCGCGACCACCTGGACATCGACGTGCGGCGCGGAGGGCACCTATCGCCGTTCCGATGCGTATTTTCTTGGAATCCGGAGCGGAACAGCCCGCGGATTGGTGCGGAAAAAAGATTCACCCGTTCGAGGGGACGACCAATCCGGCCCCGGTCCGGAACCGGATTCCCCACGTGACCGACAACGACAACGAACCACGCAGGCCGAACGGCCCGCTCCGCCTCGCCGCGGGTGCGATCGCCGGGGTGGTGAGCGGATTCGCCGCCATCACCGTGGCTGAGCTGGTGTCGGCGGCGGTCCGTCCGCAGGCGGGACCGGTGGTCGCGGTGGGGAGCGCGGCGATCGACCGCACCCCCGCCGCGGTGAAGGACTGGGCGGTACGGAATTTCGGCACCGACGACAAACTCGTTCTCCAGCTCGGAATTCTCGCGGTACTCGCGCTTTTCGCGGTGGCGCTGGGAATTGCGGTGCTGCGGTTCCGGCGCACCGGCGCGGCCGGTGTGCTGGTGTTCGGCGCGGTCGGGGCGCTGGCGGCCGTCTCGCGTCCCGACACGAAGGGCTTCACCGACACACTGCCGTCACTCGTGGGCGCCGGTGCCGGGGCACTCCTGCTGTACGTCCTGGCCGGCCGTCTCGAACGGCGGCCCACGACAGGGCCCGCAACGGCCGGTGAACCGGTGGCCGACCGGGACCGGCGCGGTTTCGTCGTCACGGCGTCCACCGCAGCCCTGGCCTCCGCGGGAGCCGGTGTCCTGGGCAGGTCCCTGAACTCGGCGAGCGGCCGGAGCGCGGTCGCCTCCCGTGACCGGCTGGTCCTGCCGGCCCCCGCCTCACCCGCGGCCGCCGTCCTCCGGGGAGCGGGGCTGCGGATTCCCGGCGCCGTCCCCTTCATCACCCCGAACAGCGACTTCTACCGGGTGGACACCGCTCTGGTGGTCCCCAAGGTCGACGCGACCACCTGGCGGCTGCGCATCCACGGCCAGGGCGTCACCCGCCCGCTCACGCTCTCCTTCGACGACCTGCTGCGACGCGAGCTGGTCGAACGCGACATCACCCTCACCTGCGTCTCCAACGAGGTCGGCGGCCCGTACGTGGGCAACGCCCGCTGGATCGGCGTACGACTGGCGGACCTGCTGGCCGAGTGCGGGGTGCGGCCTCCCTCGAAGGGCGGCCCCGCCGACCAGCTGGTGGCGCGCTCGGTGGACGGCATGACGATCGGCAGCCCGATCGAGGACGTCATGGACGGCCGCGACGCCCTCCTGGCCCTCGGCATGAACGGCGAACCGCTGCCCTTCGCGCACGGCTTCCCGGTCCGCATGGTCGTACCCGGCCTGTACGGGTTCGTCTCCGCCTGCAAGTGGATCAAGGACATCGAACTCACCACCTTCGACGCCTACGACGCCTACTGGGTCAAGCGCGGCTGGGCGCGCAGGGCGCCGGTCAAGACGGAGTCGCGGATCGACACGCCCAGGCCGTTCGCCCGGCCGAAGGCGGGCACGGTGATGGTCGCCGGGGTCGCCTGGGCCCAGCACCGCGGCATCGACAAGGTCGAGATCCGGGTCGACGACGGCCCCTGGCGGGAAGCCCGCCTCGCCGCCGAGGACACGGCCGACACCTGGCGCCAGTGGTCCTTCCCCTGGCAGGCAACCAAGGGCGGCCACACCCTCACCGTCCGCGCCACCGACCGCACGGGCGCGGTGCAGACCGGCGAACGCGCCCGGACCGTCCCCGACGGCGCCAGCGGACGGCACTCCGTCGTCGTCACCGTCGAGTGACCTCCAAGACCACCTTCCCTTCCCCTCACAAGGCAGTACCCGCTGCCGTGACCTACAGGAGAAACACCATGAACACCCGTATCCGCCGCATCGCCGTGACCGTGGCCGCCGCGGCCGTCCTGCCGCTGGCTCTGAGCGCCTGCTCCGACAACAGCGGCGACTCCACCAACTCGGACTCCTCGTCGAAGGCGTCGGCGTCCGCCTCCGCGTCGGGCGACGGCATGACGGGCTCCGGCAGCACCACCTCGGCGGACCAGCCCTTCGGCGCCGCCTGTTCGGCCGTGCCCGCCAGCGGCGCGGGCTCCTTCGACGGCATGGCCCAGGATCCGGTCGCCACGGCCGCCTCCAACAACCCGGCCCTGTCCACGCTGGTGGCCGCGGTGAAGAAGGCCGGTCTGGTCGACACCCTCAACAACGCCCAGAACATCACCGTGTTCGCACCGACCAACGACGCCTTCTCGAAGATCCCCAAGGCCACGCTGGACAAGGTCCTGAGCGACAAGGCGCAGCTGACGAAGATCCTCACCTACCACGTGGTCGGCCGGAAGCTCACCCCGAAGGACCTGGAGAACGGCTCCTTCGACACCCTGGAGAAGTCGAAGCTCACCACCGCCGGCTCGGGCGAGTCCTACACCGTGAACGACTCCGCCAAGGTCGTCTGCGGCAACGTCAAGACCGCCAACGCCAACGTCTACATCATCGACACCGTCCTGATGCCGACCTCCTGACCGCGCACCGCGCGGGGGCCGGGACCACCGCGGTCCCGGCCCCCGTCGGCGTTCCCCGGCGCTTGCCGGGCAACCGGGTACGGCTGCGCGCGGAACGGGTCGATGCAAGTACAGGCACCTGACGAGGCGGTCACGGCAGAAGGGACGCCACCATGACCACACAGGTGGCGGACATCGCCGCCCGCGGGATCCCGGGCGTGTACGACATGGGCGACGGGATGTCCCGCACCATCGGCGCCGCCCGCGTCCGCGTACCCGGCGGCCGGCCGACCGTCGGGCGCGGCGATGAGGTCGAGCTGGGCGAACGGCAGAGGCCATCGACCTCGACCTCGTCGTCGAGTACGGCGTACCCGCCACCGCCGTGTCCCGGGACGTCCGCGAGAACGTGATCTCCGGGCGGTCGAACGCGGCACCGGCCTGGAGGTCGCCGAGGTGAACATCACCGTCAACGACGTCCGACTGCCCGGCGAGGAGGAGCCCTCCGCCGGTGCCGAGGCCCGCGTTGAGTGGCGGTTCCCGGCGTGAGCGGACGACAGCGGATCCAGGCGGAAGGTGGACGGGGGTGAGCGC
Coding sequences within:
- a CDS encoding sulfite oxidase gives rise to the protein MTDNDNEPRRPNGPLRLAAGAIAGVVSGFAAITVAELVSAAVRPQAGPVVAVGSAAIDRTPAAVKDWAVRNFGTDDKLVLQLGILAVLALFAVALGIAVLRFRRTGAAGVLVFGAVGALAAVSRPDTKGFTDTLPSLVGAGAGALLLYVLAGRLERRPTTGPATAGEPVADRDRRGFVVTASTAALASAGAGVLGRSLNSASGRSAVASRDRLVLPAPASPAAAVLRGAGLRIPGAVPFITPNSDFYRVDTALVVPKVDATTWRLRIHGQGVTRPLTLSFDDLLRRELVERDITLTCVSNEVGGPYVGNARWIGVRLADLLAECGVRPPSKGGPADQLVARSVDGMTIGSPIEDVMDGRDALLALGMNGEPLPFAHGFPVRMVVPGLYGFVSACKWIKDIELTTFDAYDAYWVKRGWARRAPVKTESRIDTPRPFARPKAGTVMVAGVAWAQHRGIDKVEIRVDDGPWREARLAAEDTADTWRQWSFPWQATKGGHTLTVRATDRTGAVQTGERARTVPDGASGRHSVVVTVE
- a CDS encoding fasciclin domain-containing protein; the encoded protein is MNTRIRRIAVTVAAAAVLPLALSACSDNSGDSTNSDSSSKASASASASGDGMTGSGSTTSADQPFGAACSAVPASGAGSFDGMAQDPVATAASNNPALSTLVAAVKKAGLVDTLNNAQNITVFAPTNDAFSKIPKATLDKVLSDKAQLTKILTYHVVGRKLTPKDLENGSFDTLEKSKLTTAGSGESYTVNDSAKVVCGNVKTANANVYIIDTVLMPTS